TGACCCATCGCGTCATCTCTGGGCCACAACtcgctcccctccaccccccgtcGGTCTCCCTCAGCTTCTAGAACAACGAAAGCGAGCTGTAAGCCTTTTGCTGGTGGGGGGTCTTGCCTTCAGtctaaaaaatgcaacatctgtgaagcacagcAAAGCAACGCCCAGTCACACAAGGTTTGCCTGTGAGTGTTCATACCTCCCGTTCCTCCGGGAGGGGATGCCCTGTGTTTCAGATTCCCTGGGCACAGCCCTCCACCGCCACGGCTctcccgtccccacccccgcTGAGCTCGTTCTCAGACCTGCTCTCAAGAGTGCAGACCCCACTCGAGCCCACCCCCCGCCGCTGCCCAGCGCCTGCTCGCAGCTTGGTTAACACCACACGGGCGTGCGGGCTGCCCGGGCTACGGGGCTTCCTTTCCCTGTGGCAGAACGGGGCCGCCCAGACACAAGGAGACGCTGGGCTGTCCCCTCGCTGAGGAGGGGCTTTGTTCACCCTGGAAAGGGCTGCCAGGCCCGTGGACCTGGATTCTCGGGGTCAGGGATTTCCTGGAGACCCTGCCAGACTGGCTTACAGGTTGAACTCGGGCGAGGGTTCACCTACGGGGATACGGGAAATGACCGTAATAAAACAGTGCCTTCCCCAAGCACTCGGAATGTTTGTTTAATCCACACAACCGCCCTAAGAGGGAGGCGCTATCATTACTCCCGTTTTATAGGCGAGGACGCGAGGTGACTCAGAGCCGAGCTGTCCCGGAGTCGCGGAGCCTGGCGCGGCAGCTGTGACGGTGGCCCCGGCAGGCCGGCTGCCCAGCCGCACGTTcggcctcctccccagggccccgcAGTCTCGGGACGAGGGCCACCACCTTCCTTGCGGAGGGAGGGCAGGCGTGGCCCACCCCAGACACGCAGCCCACGTGCCACGTTCCCATTTCCCACCCGACACTTGTAAAATCGGGGTAGCAGACACAGGTCCACGTGAGGCCCCTGCACACTGCAGAGGGGCTCCGTCCCGCCCCCTCTGACTCAGTGGCCCCGAGGAGAGGCCTCAGATAGCGGCCTCGGGGGACACAGGCCCACCGGTGGGGGGCTGCTGTGCAGGGGTGTCACAGAGCCTTCCCCTCGGGCAGAAATGGCCCCGTGACGAGGCCCCTCGGACCTCAATGGGTCACGCCCCCATCAGGAGGTCAACGACGGTAAATGAGTGGTTCACTTATTCGATACATCTGGGCCAACTGCCCGCTGGACTTGGGCTTGCCCGTGGCCGCAGGGCACGTCTCTAACAAGGACCCCAGACAGCCCTGGGCCACCCCTTCACGGAAAGCCCCCGCCTGCCCTGACAGGGCCAGTGTGGGAAGGGCGGCGTCCCCCTGGGGCCCTGGCGGGTCTGAGGGGGAAGGTCCGTTAGGTGCTGGGCAAGTGCACCCGGTAGACCTGCGCCCGAGGGTGCTGGGTGGGTGAGGGTAGGGAGGATGCTGCTGAGCTTCCACGATCCCCTTCGCTTCCTGTGGCTCATGCAaaccctgtgtttgttcctgggCCACCGAGGGGCCTGCTGCTTCCTCCCCCTCTGTCCGGTGCCTGCCGGGGCTTCCTGACACAACACAGTGACACTCACGTCCTGGAAAGCAgggctgccctcctcccctcctcacccacctgtgccccccgcccccgacccccTGCCCAGCATTCAGCATGGCTGGGCACCAGGCAGGGTCCTGGGTGGGAGTGGAACCCAGAGAGAACAATCACCGCAAGCCCCCCTAACACGAACCCTAACGCCGCCCCTGCACCGAGAGGTTGTGCCGTCCTTGGCCCCAGGCGAGTGCTTCGTGTCTAAGGCGCGGCCCCTGCTCTCACGGGGCTCACGGCCTAGAGGCCGGGCCGGCCCCCAGGGTGGCAGGGCCCCCACGCCATGCCGGGGTGCCCCGCGGGACCCTTAAGGCAAGAGAGGTGAGGACAGCTGGGTGAACGGCCGAGTGGCTGAGTGACAGGGTCCTGGCAGGGGCAGTGTTTTCCAGGCCGGGACCGCCGGGTGCTCTTCTGTCCCCAGTGGCGAGCGGCCCTCAGAGGCCAGGGCACAAGGGGCGGAGCTGCCGGGATGAAGTCATCCGAGGCCATCAATGCACAAGGGAGTACTCTGGCCGGGTGCTGCCGTGGGAGCATCGGtcattctttccccttccctctgccttttcAGAGAGCCGCGTGCCCTTTCCGGCGGGAAGGGTGGGAAGGGCGAAGGGCAGAATGAAGTCTTCCAGGCTTCGGTTTCCAAAAGCTTAGCCcctgggggatggagggagctCTGTGCATAAACAGGatactgggggcagggagggcgggagggagggaggaaggggaggagggcgaTGGGGGGGATGCCTGGGCCTCTGGTCTGTGCCCGTCAGAGAGCACAGCCTGgacctgtgtgcgtgtgtgtgtggggggggggctctggtCTCCCTGAGGTGGGGCCTGTagcaccactccccccacccccaccttgtgcCTCTCGGTGACCTGAGCTGGAATCGACGCCCTGCTCCTTCCCACCATGCCTTCAGCAAGTTGTTCCACTTCTCCCAGCCAAAGCCTTCTCCTCTGTCGGGCAGGGGGCCACGCTGGCCTGCCCCAGTGGGCGATGTGGCTGCCATGAGGGTggccggggcagggtggggtagACTCTGACCCAGCCTGGCCTTCTgcctcccccttttctctcctcccacgcctgcccctctgcccccggGGACCCCAGAGGCCTAACCTAGCCTGCCCTCTGCCACCCACTGCCCACTGCAGCGGCCAGCCCCAGAGCGCggctcccctcccctggctccgCCCCTCCGTTTCCTgacccctgctgcctcccctgccACTTGCAGGGGGACGGGCATCTCTTCTGCTCTCTTCCggctgcacccccagcccctcgcccAGTGGCTGGCGGGCAGTAGGCACTGAACACGTATTTGTCTAGTAAAATCTGTCAGCTGGGGTCggaaaggggaggggagcggagagAGACCAGAAGAGCAGGTGCAGCCTGCGCAGAGGTGAGGAGCCTTTCCACCGGCCGCCTGCCCTGTGCTGCAGCCATGGTGGCCCCGGGGCTGCGAGTGTCCCTCTGCGCAGCCGGTAAGGCCCCTCCACCCCCGCTACACGCGCGTGTGTGCACGCACCGGGCTCCGAGCACGCCCAGGGCTCCAGTCTGAGGGAAGGGGGCCTTTCCTGAGGTTCCCAGATTTGGGGGCTGACAGGggaacaaagcagaaaacaatgTTTTAGGCCGTGAGCCCAGGCCCGGTGGGCCCAGGCGCCGGCTGCTCCCCTCGCCCTCCCCTCCCGAGTCCGcgggcccagggttccagggtgcACAGCCTGGGGCCTGCTGTTCTGCATCTCGGTTCACTCACTCACGTCCTCACTAACCAGCAGGTATTGGTGCTAAGCGTCTGGCTGGTGCCTGGCTTCGCCCAGCTGCCACTCGGCAAGGAGATAGCAAATACAATCACTGTGGAATGTGACCAGGGAGGGCGGTGAAGGAGATAAGTGGGGCGACCAGAAGGAATGTCTTGGAAAGGGCCTTCTGGCCGCAGGGGGTCAGGGCAGCACAGAGGGACCCGCTGGGGCTGGGAGTCCCAGAGAGAGGCCGGTGACTTGGGCCAGGGCGGCAGTGGGCCTGGAAAGAAGTGGAAAATTCAAGGAGGTTCAAGAGACATGTCAGCTACAGAACTGGCCACGTTTGCTGTGGGACTGGGTGTCAagaatgagggaaagggagggacccACGGTGACTCCTGGGTTGGGGCCGGAGATGCCGCCGGAGCGAGGGGTGCCACTTACTGCACTGGGGGGGGCAGGACAGAGCAGCCGGGAGGGTGAGTCTATGCCTACGGACAGAATGACAGCCAGAGGGATGCGTGCGTGGGGCTGGGTGGCAGAGGGCGGACTCTGGGAGGCCTCCGGACACCGAGTGGCACCGGGAAGTCAGCAGGGGCACGGGTGTCTCGCTGGAACATGAAATCCATCGCCTTGGGGGCCACAGCCAGTGATTTTAAACAGTCAAACGGAATGGGATAGAAATGTCAATGTGAACCACACACCATAAGAAAgagtaatttttgtttctattccttttctcCGACACAGTGATTCTCCAATTCTCCTTGGTGACAGGAGGCTTCTGGAACTCTGGTGGGTGTGAGGGCTCCGTTTCTTCTGGCAGGCGCCTTCCCGGTCCTTCcccctgtcctcccccaccccttgcacACGGGACGCTCCGTGTACACAGTTCTCCCGTCTGACTTTCCTCTCCGAGGGCCTCTGGCTGGAGGCCGGTTCCTTAGGGCCCAGGACCCCCGGCATCCGGGCCCCGGGCCCTCATCCCCCTGGACCCCTCGCCCAGGGCACCTGGGCAAAGCAGAGCAGCCCTGAGCAGTTCTGTTTGCTGGGGTGCTGGCGACGGCGTGGAGtcgggaaggcaggaagggaacGTGCAGGCCACGGGGTTGGTTTCCAGAAGTTTGATTCGCTCAGTAGTTtgctcgttcattcattcattcattcattcattttcagcaCATCGAGCCCTTCTAAAGCACTGGGAGCTGGGAATGTAGGAGATGAATATGTGGCTTGTGCTTTGCTGCCACGTTGTCTGGATGTGGTGGTGGAGACATATAAGCAAAAAGGTCCTTTGGCCGGGGCTTTTTAAACGTTCCGATGCGGGTCCCAGAAAACCCAGACCCTTGCTCAGCGTGGCCCGAGCATCCGCGTGTTTGAAAGGCTCCCCAGGGGATCCTGCCGTGCAGCCCCGATTCCGAGCCCCTGTAACCTACGTCTGGGCAGTTCCGCGGGGTGgctcaggccctgggcctggaagCCACCGCACCCGCGGGCCCTGGGTCTGGGCTCTAACCCTTCCCACTGGGTGGTCTTGGCTGAGTCACTTAACTCTGGTCCTGGTTTCCTCAGCTGTCAAACAGGCACAGTGCCACTAGCCTAGGGCATTGTCAGAAGGATTCGAGGAGCTCAGGGCACATCGCTGGTGCTTAGTAAGCGAGATCTGTTGTTACTCAGCAGGACTGAGGGGCGCTGCAGCGCATGGGTAGGGCACCTACCCACCCAGAATGGGGTCGAGGGGTAAGGAGTTAGCTGGGCAAAAGGAAGGGGGAGATGAGGGGGTTGAGGGAGCACAAGGGGGTGGCCAGTCCTTCCAGACCCACCCAGAGAGAAGCTTGTGCAAAGGCCTGGAGACAGAGCCGCGGGCTCCTGGAGGGCCTGGAgggctcctggagggaggggggttggggagaggaggctggagagggctgcctggggcccGGCCGAAAGGTCTCTGGGGACTAGGAGCGGGGTGGACGTGGCCGTTTGGTGACAGCCTCTCCTGCACCAGTCCTGCAGCTGGTGAGCAACGACAAGACCTTCTCGCgggtggaggaggagctgagCTGGCCGGACGCCCAGCAGCACTGCCGGATGTACTACACGGACCTGGCCGACCTGGAGAGCGTGAACAGCTTGGAAGGGATGATGACTCTTTACAGCCTGGCCAAGGGCACCTCGGCGTGGATCGGCCTCTTCTTCGACGTGAACCTCGGCAGCCTGAGGTGGTCCAGCGGTTCCGTCTTCACCATCCCCGTGTGGAGCCCACTGCCCGTCCTCAAGAAGGGCATCTGTGCCACGCTGTACTCCGTGGCCCTTGCCCCCAGCCTGGGCACCGCCTCCTGCACAACTCAGAAGCCCTTCATCTGCTACTACGGTGAGCTCCCGGCCGTACTCCAGGCTGCTCTTCAAGAGCAGATGAAAGCGAGGGGGCTTGGGGCTTTCTGAGGATAACGATTACCTTAGCTCCATTTGCCACATTCCTCTCTGCGGAACTGAATTTCTATCCCTTCTGAGAAACATTTATCAATCAGGgcagagaaaaagtaaaatctgGGAAGTCCCACTTTGTCCCCTTCTTCTGCCAATAAAAGGttgaggggaagagaaaaaacaaagggaggagaaaggcaaAGACAGTTTGCGGGCCGGGGGGGGCGGTCATTTGCACCCATGCAGAAAGGAGAGAATCTGAGGTCTGTCACCGTCTCACCTTCTCAGACACAACACAGGGTGGTTGTGTCTGTCtcacgggggtgggggagtgtgggaCAGCCACTCTCTGGGGGACCCCTGCTTCTGGGAAGTAGGTGGGTGCAGCGGGCTCTGGGGGTGTCTCTGCGGGAAATCCACCATCAGCAACTCGGTGCACAAGGTGCTGGTCCCCGTGCCCCCGGCTGGCCCCGCCGCCCAGGCGGCCCACTGCACTGACCTCTGTCTGAGGTcacctcggggcgggggggggggggggggggggcagtggtggaCCAGGGAGCACTTTCCTGGTGAGAACTGCCGGTCTCTGCTTGTCGCAGTCAGTCAAGGCCCAGCTCAGCACCATAGCGCCCGACCCCTcccacagaggcacagaggacCGAAGGCATGAGTCCCAGTTCTCCACCGCGCCTGCCTGGGGCCTTGAACTGTCGCCCACGGTGGCAGCCCAGGTTTCAGTGAGGATTCCGAATGCAGCGGGAGTGGCGGCCGAGGATGGgagccccccctccaccccccaaggAAGGGTGTGCGAGGCACTTCCCCACACTCCCTCTGGTGTCCTTGGGCTTCACCTAGACGTCTGACTCCGCCCTCGTCTCCCCTCTCTGCCGAGACGACGAACTCGTAAACGTGGAAGCCGGACAGACCACTCCGCTTAGACCCACACATAGGTCCCTTAGAGTCACACCCCTTCGGTAGCCACCAGGCCCTGCCTGATCTCTGTGGCTTTGTCTCCTACTTCTCTCCCTGGCCGCACTGGTCGCTTGCCGCTCCCTGAACCCTCAGGGCCCCTTCCCGCCTTAGGACCTGGCCCCCGCCTGGCCGGGGTCTCCGGtctcccttccccgctccccGCGAGACGCGTCCTTCCCGTGTTCTCTCTGACCGCAGAGACGCCGCTTGTCTCCTTTCTGCCGTTTTTCTCGGGCCTAGAACAGCGTCCGCCACACAACAGAAGCGCCATAGATACATATTCACTAACTGCACGTAAATAGGGACACAGGGGCCTGTTGACCCGAGGTGGGCTTCCCCCAGCTTCCACACGGCAGCCCACTGCTGCCCGGTAACTCGAGCTGTTTCTGTTTTCCAGACCCCGCCAAGGGGTACGGCAGCTCCGTGGAGCCCGCTCTCAGCCTGACCACCTCTCCAAAGCCAGGTGCGCCCCAGGAGCCCCGCCTTCCCCTGGGCCCACCCACCAGGACGGGTGGGCGGGGCTACCCCCTCCGCCTGGCTGAGGGATCCCCTCCCTGCTTTGCTGCCCCCAGGCTGACGCCCCTGGAGGCAGTCAGTGCCTTTACTATTCAATGGACCCAGAGCAGGAGGTGACTTGATCGAGGGCCTCCAGCTAGACTGTGGCCGAGCTCCGGCTGCCTCCCAGCAGTTGGGATGACCCCCCACCCTACCTCGCTGGCTTGGGGGTGAGGGTGTGGGTGCCACCTCCTCACAGCCCAGGCCCATCCGGCTGGTGAGGGGGGTTTCCCCTCTGGATATCACCGCCCTGGCGTTTAAAAaggttcccctccctctctggggtAGAGACATTCTATGACAAAGGAAACGCACTCCCACTCAGCCCGTGCTGTGGAGTCGGTTTTCTGAGTGTTACGGGCCATGGGGCTGTAGCGTGGAAGTGACCGTTGTCCAAGGCAGGCACACCTGCGTGAGACGCTCACCTTGCCACGCAATGAGGCCTGAGTTGGGGCCAGTTGCCACCTCCGGGGgctttcttccctcccctgtaACTTGAGGTTGGTAGGACCCACTTCTCAGGTGATAGTGAGGATTCAAAGGGGATGTGTCCACACCCATCGCTCAGGGCCGGTGAGCAGTAGGTGCCGAAGGACGGCTAGCTTTCAACGCCAGTTTAGAGAGGGAACTGAGGGACCCGCAGGCAAAGCCTGATGGGCTCCGGGAAATGGGTTTGGGTCGGAGAgtcgggggcaggagggagggcccaTGTGAATCTGAGATCGTGACTCCCAATTCTGCAAGCAGAGCTGTTTCCTCTCTCGGGTCTCCGGGATCAACCCTCAGGCGGTGCCAGAGCACGCCCTCTCCAAACCTCCGCCGAGGGGCATCACAGCCGTGCGGTCTCTCTGTTCTTGGCCCCCAGCGGTGGTCCAGATCGGCCAGCGGACCTTCCGGCGGTATGAGCAAGGAGTGACGTGGCTGGCGGCCCTGCTGCGCTGCCGTGCCCACCACACGGACCTGGCCGACCTGCAGGCGGTGACGGAGGAGGACGCCAAGGGGGCCCTGAGGTCCATCACCAGTGAGACGGAGGCCTGGATCGGCCTCTACTTCGACGCGGCCTCTGGGTCTCTGAACTGGTCCAGCGGCCTGGGCGCCAGCATCCCCAAATGGCTGCGGGTGCCCCAGTTCGGGACGGGGCTGTGTGCGGGGCTCGGCACCTACTACAGCTACGCCCCCAGAGTGCGCTCACAGGCCTGCTCTTCCCTGCGGCCGTTCATCTGCTTCTACGGTGCGTGGGGGTCCGCCCCACTGGCCCTCGGCCCGCCAGGGCGGGACGGGGATGGGGAATGGGTTTGCCTGGCAGCAGGAGACGCTGAGCGTGGACCTAAGGAGGCCCTCCCAGTCCGAGGGTGACGGAGTCCCGGAGCAGTGTGTACGTGAATTCTGGGAGCTCCTTAAAGAGTGGCCTGGGGCCCCACGTGGCCTCAGGGCATCAGTGTTAGCGACAGGAATGAGTCATCGGCAATGAGGTGGCTGGAAGCCCGGCTTTGGTCCCACTCACACGGACTGTGCCGCCTGCTGGAAGTAGGTCTAGGGCCGCGGCTCCgagcctccccttcctcctccggAGAACAGGTTCCACAAAAGGGACTGAGGACCCACTTCCCAGGGCCCCTCCGAAGACAGCTGAGGACGTCTGTGAAGACCTGGCAGGGCCCCTGGCACCGAGGAGGCCCCCGCCAGATATCAGGGGCTGTCGTTGCTGTCACCGAGACTGCATGGGAGCCGGCCGTGACCCTGGTCCCCCCATTCCACCCCCTGGTCCTTCTGGGTCTGCGTGCAGGATGTCTCCTCAGCAGCAGGCCTCGCTCcctcatcttttctcttttttttatttttcctcccggccttcctttttttttggtaacagcTTTTTGGGGGTGTGATATAACTAATGAACACACCttaaaattcactcttttgaAGTGTCTGGTTCAGTGGGTTTCAGCACAGCCCCAGGATTGTCCAATCAGCATTATCTaatgttacacatttttttatcaGCCCCAAAGAAACCCCTTCCCCTGTGAAACAAGAACACCGTGTCCTTCCTGGGGGAGccgttgtgaggattaaagacgTGAAAGTCCCTCTCCCTGGGTTGGTGCAGGTCAGAGTACGGTGACACAGGCGCCCTCCTGGGCGTGGTTGCTGTGGTGGAGGCTGGCCCCCGGCGGTGCCCCTGCCAGGCCCGGCGTGTGTGTCCGACCTGGGGGAGCTGCGGGCCCCTCACACTCCTGCTGGTCTTTGCTTGCAGACCCCGCCATCGGACACCGGGCGTCGGCGGCGCTCCCCCAGCTTAGCTACATCCCCCCCTCAGAAGAGACCGTGGGGACGACGTCCAGCCCAGGTACGCTCCCCGGTGTTCTGCTCTGTAGGGGCGCTGGCCCAGGCCTTGGTTGGGTCCCGGGGTGTCCAGGGCCCGGGAAGAGTAGAGGGCGGTGTGTAGGCAGCAGTGCCAGGTGGGTCCCACGGGTGCTCCCAGAGGGACTGGGGAGAGGCCGGAACAGAGGTGAGCCAAGGGCCACTCACACAGAGGGGGATttccctgtgccccccacccggCTGGCaagctggggtggggacagggaggcctCGGTCACCGTCAACCTCCCCCCATGAACTGGGCCACGGAACGTGCAGTTCCGGGACCAGGAGACCCACGACAGGCAGGGCAGCCTCCCAGGTGAGGGGACCAGGGCCTGAGACACGAGCAGAAAAATCATCAGAGGCCTCCGAGGCCGGGTGCCCAGAGAGAGGCGGTGAGAGAGGGGCCGCTGGGACCCCTTCTAGCGCCAGGCTCATCTTCTCAGACGAGGGCCGAGCCATGGGGACGCTGCGGTGGCGACATGGCTGGGGATGACAGCGACAGCATGTTCCTTGAGCATTTTAAAATTCCTGCAACATCTTCACGGCTATTGCCCCTCTTTGCTTCCCCTGGATTCGAAGCCAAGTAGGATCACTGAGGGCAAACGcacagttgccctggctggcttcTTCCCAGATTCCTGCCCCAGACGAAAGTGTTACTGCCTTTTTGGAGGACACGGAGAAACTGAAGGGACGTGCTCACAGCGCTTTGTTCATTCTGGGGACGCAGGGAAAAGGCAGGGCCTGTTCTGAAGGAGATGACAGCCGCTGGGGAGGCAGTGGTGAAAGGCGGTGTTGCTTGTGTAGTCTCAGGCATGACGGGGACACAGAAGGGACAGGCCCAGCCCTTGGAGGTACCAGAGGATTTCCCTCCCGGAGGGGGTGGTTTTGCACGCAGAGGTGTCAGCTTGCAACGGGGACTGGAGGTGGGTTC
This portion of the Phyllostomus discolor isolate MPI-MPIP mPhyDis1 chromosome 14, mPhyDis1.pri.v3, whole genome shotgun sequence genome encodes:
- the CLEC20A gene encoding putative C-type lectin domain family 20 member A, with the protein product MVAPGLRVSLCAAVILQFSLVTGGFWNSVLQLVSNDKTFSRVEEELSWPDAQQHCRMYYTDLADLESVNSLEGMMTLYSLAKGTSAWIGLFFDVNLGSLRWSSGSVFTIPVWSPLPVLKKGICATLYSVALAPSLGTASCTTQKPFICYYDPAKGYGSSVEPALSLTTSPKPAVVQIGQRTFRRYEQGVTWLAALLRCRAHHTDLADLQAVTEEDAKGALRSITSETEAWIGLYFDAASGSLNWSSGLGASIPKWLRVPQFGTGLCAGLGTYYSYAPRVRSQACSSLRPFICFYGAWGSAPLALGPPGRDGDGEWVCLAAGDAERGPKEALPVRGSEYGDTGALLGVVAVVEAGPRRCPCQARHPAIGHRASAALPQLSYIPPSEETVGTTSSPAVPSEGGGAGVTDTATATQAQHVSTSNHPKLQEKATASESGRTFGILKADFTLPATADPEDMKEQFLSEIQEVLKLTLGHQWFRLTWVGHERDKK